A single Mustela lutreola isolate mMusLut2 chromosome X, mMusLut2.pri, whole genome shotgun sequence DNA region contains:
- the LOC131821021 gene encoding nucleosome assembly protein 1-like 1 → MSATEEQSLIPGGQDPRPVGVPVSPSEGVDGVEAAAAFLASEGVARALPEEEGGQDAAQAAEQSQEGKLVEEEEAGEEAEEEEEEEEFEFEFEFGDQEDYEYQSPEFEFEFGNQEESDYESEEEGENEEENEEEEEETEQEEDNGQGPADVPEVATAAPETLMARFRSLFRALLHSLLHRIHDNDHVLVQPHAGRMGIRRHSREPEDPGERPAPPEVEEPGEGPAPQDQGHPREEAEVRVGEYQAEGASPWGPQEPTEEAVSQKAEEPTAEAHGKEDEALGDASKSSEAGACAPDKVQVGEWPSSPRALAAPLGAPSSKAGGAQHLPLAVKQRVKALKNLQAQYAQVEAQFYRDFHDLEKKYAVFYQPLFDKRSEIVNAIYEPTEGECQWQVAVQEGAWGGMEREPAGKGPTSGIPHFWLTAFKNVKILGRMIRKNDEPVLEHLKDVKIKFSGFKEPMSFTIEFIFKSNEYFLNEILTKTYQMRSDPDNSDPFLSKGPEIISSTGCEIYWKEGRNVTMKTSKLQKCEDRRSIVSTTKKTPRYSFFTYFYPPDSPEGRVVDVATDFRLGYFFREVLVPKSVLFFTNEASEYKCGSSDDEAREAGGEEKKAEEIRNEEPEKGPEKHLGPGESSS, encoded by the coding sequence ATGTCTGCCACCGAGGAACAAAGTCTGATTCCAGGTGGCCAGGACCCCAGACCCGTTGGGGTCCCGGTGTCCCCTTCAGAAGGGGTGGACGGGGTCGAGGCAGCCGCAGCCTTCCTGGCTTCTGAAGGGGTTGCCCGAGCCCTTCCTGAGGAGGAGGGTGGGCAAGATGCTGCCCAGGCCGCAGAACAGAGCCAGGAGGGAAAGCTGgtagaagaggaggaggcaggggaagaggccgaggaagaggaggaggaagaggagttcGAGTTCGAGTTTGAGTTTGGAGATCAGGAAGACTATGAGTACCAGTCGCCAGAGTTTGAGTTTGAGTTTGGGAACCAGGAGGAGTCTGACTATGAGTCAGAAGAGGAGGGTGAAAACGAGgaagagaatgaggaggaagaggaagagactgaACAGGAGGAAGACAATGGCCAAGGGCCCGCAGACGTCCCAGAAGTCGCCACGGCCGCTCCTGAGACCCTCATGGCACGGTTTCGGTCCCTCTTCAGGGCTCTGCTCCATTCCCTTCTACACCGTATCCATGATAATGACCATGTCCTGGTCCAGCCCCATGCTGGCCGCATGGGAATCAGGCGCCACTCCCGGGAGCCTGAGGACCCTGGAGAGAGGCCAGCGCCTCCAGAGGTGGAAGAGCCAGGAGAAGGACCAGCTCCCCAGGACCAGGGGCACCCGAGAGAGGAAGCGGAGGTCCGGGTGGGCGAGTACCAGGCAGAGGGCGCCTCGCCCTGGGGGCCGCAGGAACCAACAGAGGAGGCTGTATCCCAAAAGGCAGAGGAACCCACAGCAGAGGCTCACGGAAAAGAGGACGAGGCCCTGGGCGATGCCTCCAAGTCCTCCGAAGCTGGGGCCTGTGCCCCCGACAAGGTCCAGGTTGGCGAGTGGCCGTCAAGTCCTCGGGCCCTTGCAGCCCCTCTTGGGGCACCCAGCTCAAAGGCCGGCGGTGCTCAGCACTTGCCTTTAGCGGTGAAGCAGCGGGTCAAAGCTCTCAAAAATCTTCAGGCCCAATATGCACAAGTGGAAGCTCAATTCTACCGAGATTTTCACGATCTAGAGAAAAAGTATGCGGTCTTCTACCAGCCTTTGTTTGATAAGAGATCTGAGATCGTCAATGCAATCTATGAGCCCACAGAAGGTGAGTGTCAGTGGCAAGTAGCTGTCCAGGAAGGCGCGTGGGGGGGAATGGAAAGAGAGCCTGCGGGAAAAGGGCCAACAAGCGGCATACCTCACTTTTGGTtgacagcttttaaaaatgtgaagatcCTTGGGAGGATGATCCGAAAAAATGATGAACCTGTACTCGAGCACTTGAaagatgtaaaaattaaattttcagggTTCAAGGAACCAATGAGCTTCACCATAGAATTTATCTTCAAGTCCAACGAATACTTTCTCAATGAAATCCTGACTAAAACATACCAAATGCGATCAGACCCCGATAATTCCGATCCCTTCCTCTCCAAAGGCCCAGAAATTATCAGCAGCACAGGATGTGAGATCTACTGGAAAGAGGGGAGAAATGTCACCATGAAAACGAGCAAGCTGCAGAAATGTGAGGACCGCAGAAGCATTGTATCCACCACCAAGAAGACGCCCCGCTATTCTTTCTTCACCTACTTCTATCCTCCTGATTCTCCTGAGGGCAGAGTAGTCGATGTGGCCACCGATTTTAGACTGGGCTATTTTTTCCGTGAAGTTCTGGTCCCGAAGTCCGTATTATTCTTCACCAATGAAGCCAGCGAATATAAGTGTGGAAGCTCTGATGATGAGGCCCGAGAAGCTGGAggtgaggaaaagaaagcagaagagatcAGAAATGAAGAACCTGAAAAAGGGCCTGAAAAGCATCTGGGCCCAGGAGAGAGCAGTTCCTGA